A window from Danio aesculapii chromosome 6, fDanAes4.1, whole genome shotgun sequence encodes these proteins:
- the vwa5a gene encoding von Willebrand factor A domain-containing protein 5A isoform X2, whose product MALCCGLVSEKNVPVPLKSICVQLQVRGHVSSVRATLQYVNEEERPLEALFVFPLPAEAALCSFSASVGGQDIRGELRDKQTARDEYDDGVSAGRQVFLLEESDQSADVFRLSVGCLPAGGAATVSFTYSTELTVEEDGGLRYCLPAVLNPRYTPAATGVPQVCSASVIPYSLSLTADVRSSVPIARLDCNCALEPLQFLDPQHTHAQVSLSAGHRFDKDVELLLYYVDPHQPSAVLEGGAATAPAGSLMADPLLMLSLYPEFPAAVMSSLTSHGEFIFLVDQSGSMDCPMHHGEGAQMRIESARDTLLLLLKSLPLGCYFNIYGFGSSFQAFFPQSVLYSEQTLQEALQRVKLMRANLGGTEILQPLQHIYSQACVPEHPRQLFIFTDGEVWNTRELLDLVRANSSSHRCFSFGIGEGASTALIAGMAKEGSGHAQFITGSDRMQPKVMQSLRFALQPAVEELCVDWRLPEGVAVELLSPPVRSLYQGQRALLYARLRGQSSAESDGAVMIKYKLKDTPVTNQLQFTLTPAGDTGLTVHWLAARTLIRGLEQEERVGGAEAEALRSRIVELSVECGVSSTHTAFICTHTHSGETVKGPLLQRNIPVPQMMACHGAPRRMMCAAPMARCSSRALPKMVCDSAMSPSRKLKSARVSHHSVPVGLVECDSASTHEPDLRQDPLLQLVSLQKASGSWEMSSALSAVLEKPEEELRKHTPPQADGLLWATVLSLLWLFSCKLQDRVEWQFVALKAAAWVRAQNQAGVAECVRNGNLLLDCQLTAETLGI is encoded by the exons ATGGCGCTCTGCTGCGGGCTCGTGTCCGAGAAGAATGTTCCCG TTCCTCTGAAGAGCATCTGCGTACAGCTGCAGGTCCGCGGTCACGTGTCCTCCGTGCGCGCGACACTGCAATACGTCAATGAGGAGGAGCGGCCGCTGGAGGCGCTGTTCGTGTTTCCGCTTCCGGCTGAAGCCGCGCTCTGCAGCTTCAGCGCGTCCGTGGGAGGGCAGGACATCCGGGGGGAGCTGCGGGACAAGCAGACC GCTCGTGATGAGTATGACGATGGTGTGAGCGCGGGCCGGCAGGTGTTTCTGCTGGAGGAGAGTGATCAGAGCGCAGACGTGTTCCGCCTCAGTGTGGGCTGTTTACCTGCGGGCGGAGCGGCCACCGTCAGCTTCACCTACAGCACTGAGCTCACTGTGGAGGAGGATGGAGGACTGCGCTACTGCCTGCCGGCGGTGCTGAATCCACGATACACACCTGCag CTACAGGTGTTCCTCAGGTGTGTTCTGCGTCTGTGATcccctactctctctctctcactgcggACGTCAGATCTTCAGTCCCCATCGCCAGACTGGACTGTAACTGCGCACTGGAGCCACTGCAGTTCCTGGACccgcaacacacacacgcacag gtgAGTCTGAGCGCAGGGCACCGCTTTGATAAGGATGTGGAGCTGCTGCTCTACTATGTGGATCCACATCAGCCGTCTGCAGTGCTGGAGGGGGGAGCGGCCACGGCTCCTGCAG GCTCTCTGATGGCCGACCCGCTGCTGATGCTCAGTCTCTACCCAGAGTTCCCAGCTGCGGTGATGTCATCGCTGACCTCTCACGGAGAGTTCATCTTCCTGGTGGACCAATCAGGCAGCATGGACTGCCCAATGCATCATGGGGAGGGGGCTCAGATGCGGATCGAGAGCGCCAGG GACACACTCCTGCTGCTCCTCAAGAGTCTCCCCCTCGGCTGCTACTTCAACATCTACGGCTTCGGCTCCAGCTTCCAGGCCTTCTTTCC gcagAGTGTGCTGTACAGTGAGCAGACGCTGCAGGAGGCGCTGCAGAGAGTGAAGCTCATGCGTGCAAATCTGGGCGGCACTGAGATCCTGCAGCCGCTGCAGCACATCTACAGTCAGGCCTGTGTCCCGGAGCACCCGCGGCAg CTCTTCATCTTCACTGATGGAGAGGTCTGGAACACGCGAGAGCTGCTGGATCTGGTCAGAGCAAACTCTTCCTCCCACCG gtgtttcTCCTTCGGGATCGGTGAGGGTGCGAGTACCGCCCTCATTGCTGGAATGGCTAAGGAGGGTTCTGGGCACGCTCAGTTCATCACTGGCAGTGACCGCATGCAGCCCAAA GTCATGCAGTCGCTGCGCTTCGCTCTGCAGCCGGCGGTGGAGGAGCTGTGTGTGGACTGGAGGCTGCCCGAGGGTGTAGCGGTGGAGCTGCTGTCTCCGCCCGTCCGCTCGCTGTACCAGGGTCAGAGGGCGCTGCTGTACGCCCGGCTGAGGGGGCAG AGCTCTGCGGAGAGCGACGGAGCCGTGATGATCAAATACAAGCTGAAGGACACACCGGTGACCAACCAGCTGCAGTTTACACTCACACCAGCGGGAGACActgg GTTGACTGTGCACTGGCTGGCGGCCCGTACGCTGATCCGCGGTCTGGAGCAGGAGGAGCGGGTGGGCGGGGCCGAAGCAGAGGCCCTCCGGAGCCGCATCGTGGAGCTGAGTGTGGAGTGTGGAGTTAGCAGCACACACACCGCcttcatctgcacacacacacacagcggagaGACGGTGAAGGGGCCGCTGCTGCAGAGGAACATACCGGTGCccc AGATGATGGCATGTCACGGCGCCCCCAGGAGGATGATGTGTG CTGCTCCGATGGCTCGCTGTTCTTCACGGG CTCTTCCCAAGATGGTCTGCGACTCTGCAATGT CACCGAGCCGTAAACTCAAGTCTGCACGGGTCTCTCATCATTCTGTCCCTGTCGGCCTGGTGGAGTGTGATTCTGCATCCACTCACG AACCTGATCTCCGGCAGGACCCGCTACTCcagctggtgtccctgcagaagGCCTCGGGCAGCTGGGAGATGAGCAGCGCTCTGTCTGCGGTTCTGGAGAAACCAGAGGAGGAGCTCCGGAAACACACTCcaccacag gctGACGGGCTGCTCTGGGCCACTGTTCTCTCCCTGCTCTGGTTGTTCTCCTGTAAGCTGCAGGATCGAGTCGAGTGGCAGTTTGTGGCCCTGAAGGCGGCGGCCTGGGTGCGCGCGCAGaacc aggccGGTGTGGCTGAGTGTGTGCGCAATGGGAATCTCCTCCTGGATTGTCAGCTGACTGCAGAAACTCTGGGAATCTGA
- the vwa5a gene encoding von Willebrand factor A domain-containing protein 5A isoform X1 gives MALCCGLVSEKNVPVPLKSICVQLQVRGHVSSVRATLQYVNEEERPLEALFVFPLPAEAALCSFSASVGGQDIRGELRDKQTARDEYDDGVSAGRQVFLLEESDQSADVFRLSVGCLPAGGAATVSFTYSTELTVEEDGGLRYCLPAVLNPRYTPAAATGVPQVCSASVIPYSLSLTADVRSSVPIARLDCNCALEPLQFLDPQHTHAQVSLSAGHRFDKDVELLLYYVDPHQPSAVLEGGAATAPAGSLMADPLLMLSLYPEFPAAVMSSLTSHGEFIFLVDQSGSMDCPMHHGEGAQMRIESARDTLLLLLKSLPLGCYFNIYGFGSSFQAFFPQSVLYSEQTLQEALQRVKLMRANLGGTEILQPLQHIYSQACVPEHPRQLFIFTDGEVWNTRELLDLVRANSSSHRCFSFGIGEGASTALIAGMAKEGSGHAQFITGSDRMQPKVMQSLRFALQPAVEELCVDWRLPEGVAVELLSPPVRSLYQGQRALLYARLRGQSSAESDGAVMIKYKLKDTPVTNQLQFTLTPAGDTGLTVHWLAARTLIRGLEQEERVGGAEAEALRSRIVELSVECGVSSTHTAFICTHTHSGETVKGPLLQRNIPVPQMMACHGAPRRMMCAAPMARCSSRALPKMVCDSAMSPSRKLKSARVSHHSVPVGLVECDSASTHEPDLRQDPLLQLVSLQKASGSWEMSSALSAVLEKPEEELRKHTPPQADGLLWATVLSLLWLFSCKLQDRVEWQFVALKAAAWVRAQNQAGVAECVRNGNLLLDCQLTAETLGI, from the exons ATGGCGCTCTGCTGCGGGCTCGTGTCCGAGAAGAATGTTCCCG TTCCTCTGAAGAGCATCTGCGTACAGCTGCAGGTCCGCGGTCACGTGTCCTCCGTGCGCGCGACACTGCAATACGTCAATGAGGAGGAGCGGCCGCTGGAGGCGCTGTTCGTGTTTCCGCTTCCGGCTGAAGCCGCGCTCTGCAGCTTCAGCGCGTCCGTGGGAGGGCAGGACATCCGGGGGGAGCTGCGGGACAAGCAGACC GCTCGTGATGAGTATGACGATGGTGTGAGCGCGGGCCGGCAGGTGTTTCTGCTGGAGGAGAGTGATCAGAGCGCAGACGTGTTCCGCCTCAGTGTGGGCTGTTTACCTGCGGGCGGAGCGGCCACCGTCAGCTTCACCTACAGCACTGAGCTCACTGTGGAGGAGGATGGAGGACTGCGCTACTGCCTGCCGGCGGTGCTGAATCCACGATACACACCTGCag CAGCTACAGGTGTTCCTCAGGTGTGTTCTGCGTCTGTGATcccctactctctctctctcactgcggACGTCAGATCTTCAGTCCCCATCGCCAGACTGGACTGTAACTGCGCACTGGAGCCACTGCAGTTCCTGGACccgcaacacacacacgcacag gtgAGTCTGAGCGCAGGGCACCGCTTTGATAAGGATGTGGAGCTGCTGCTCTACTATGTGGATCCACATCAGCCGTCTGCAGTGCTGGAGGGGGGAGCGGCCACGGCTCCTGCAG GCTCTCTGATGGCCGACCCGCTGCTGATGCTCAGTCTCTACCCAGAGTTCCCAGCTGCGGTGATGTCATCGCTGACCTCTCACGGAGAGTTCATCTTCCTGGTGGACCAATCAGGCAGCATGGACTGCCCAATGCATCATGGGGAGGGGGCTCAGATGCGGATCGAGAGCGCCAGG GACACACTCCTGCTGCTCCTCAAGAGTCTCCCCCTCGGCTGCTACTTCAACATCTACGGCTTCGGCTCCAGCTTCCAGGCCTTCTTTCC gcagAGTGTGCTGTACAGTGAGCAGACGCTGCAGGAGGCGCTGCAGAGAGTGAAGCTCATGCGTGCAAATCTGGGCGGCACTGAGATCCTGCAGCCGCTGCAGCACATCTACAGTCAGGCCTGTGTCCCGGAGCACCCGCGGCAg CTCTTCATCTTCACTGATGGAGAGGTCTGGAACACGCGAGAGCTGCTGGATCTGGTCAGAGCAAACTCTTCCTCCCACCG gtgtttcTCCTTCGGGATCGGTGAGGGTGCGAGTACCGCCCTCATTGCTGGAATGGCTAAGGAGGGTTCTGGGCACGCTCAGTTCATCACTGGCAGTGACCGCATGCAGCCCAAA GTCATGCAGTCGCTGCGCTTCGCTCTGCAGCCGGCGGTGGAGGAGCTGTGTGTGGACTGGAGGCTGCCCGAGGGTGTAGCGGTGGAGCTGCTGTCTCCGCCCGTCCGCTCGCTGTACCAGGGTCAGAGGGCGCTGCTGTACGCCCGGCTGAGGGGGCAG AGCTCTGCGGAGAGCGACGGAGCCGTGATGATCAAATACAAGCTGAAGGACACACCGGTGACCAACCAGCTGCAGTTTACACTCACACCAGCGGGAGACActgg GTTGACTGTGCACTGGCTGGCGGCCCGTACGCTGATCCGCGGTCTGGAGCAGGAGGAGCGGGTGGGCGGGGCCGAAGCAGAGGCCCTCCGGAGCCGCATCGTGGAGCTGAGTGTGGAGTGTGGAGTTAGCAGCACACACACCGCcttcatctgcacacacacacacagcggagaGACGGTGAAGGGGCCGCTGCTGCAGAGGAACATACCGGTGCccc AGATGATGGCATGTCACGGCGCCCCCAGGAGGATGATGTGTG CTGCTCCGATGGCTCGCTGTTCTTCACGGG CTCTTCCCAAGATGGTCTGCGACTCTGCAATGT CACCGAGCCGTAAACTCAAGTCTGCACGGGTCTCTCATCATTCTGTCCCTGTCGGCCTGGTGGAGTGTGATTCTGCATCCACTCACG AACCTGATCTCCGGCAGGACCCGCTACTCcagctggtgtccctgcagaagGCCTCGGGCAGCTGGGAGATGAGCAGCGCTCTGTCTGCGGTTCTGGAGAAACCAGAGGAGGAGCTCCGGAAACACACTCcaccacag gctGACGGGCTGCTCTGGGCCACTGTTCTCTCCCTGCTCTGGTTGTTCTCCTGTAAGCTGCAGGATCGAGTCGAGTGGCAGTTTGTGGCCCTGAAGGCGGCGGCCTGGGTGCGCGCGCAGaacc aggccGGTGTGGCTGAGTGTGTGCGCAATGGGAATCTCCTCCTGGATTGTCAGCTGACTGCAGAAACTCTGGGAATCTGA